CCGTGTCCGTTTCGTCCTCACCCGGATCCAGGAATACAGCGCCGCGAATGGCGGCCAGGACGCGCGCGTAGATCGCCGACCCCTTGCTCTCGTTCGCCGCGGACGGGCGTCCCACCGAGCCGGGCGAGCCGGCCGGTGGCACCGAGAGCTCTCCGCGCAGATACGACCGGAAGAGCGCGTCCGGTAGGTCGACATCGCGCGCGCGTTCCATTCGCACGTGCTCCGGGTATAGATGCAGCATGACCGACGTCTCGGCTTCGCCCCCGTGCAGCGGCATGCGCTGCTCTTCCAGGAGGTCGCCGAGGGCCACGTCCCATACCTGGACGACGCGCAGCCTGGCGGTCGCCGAGAACAGCGTGGCGAGCGCGTCGAGGTGAGGTTCGTGCCGATGGGCCGTGATCAGGATAAATTCGCGGACGCCGTGACCTTCCCAATGCCCGAGCAGTTCGTTCAGAACCCGGTGCAGGGTCTTCCTGCGCATCGACGCGGTGCCCGCGAACGCGCGCTCCGCGTCGACGTTCACGCCGTATGGCACCGTCGGTGCGCGCAGCACGGAGAACTCTTCAGACAGGTCGATGGCCACCCGACGCGCGATCAGGATGTTGGTTCCGAGGGGCAGGTGGGGGCCGTGCTGTTCGAGCGCCCCCACGGGCACGATGAGCCGGGGATCGCGCGCCAGGTGCGCCGCGACGTCGGTCCAGCTCAGCTGATCGAGCGCGAACGCGCCGTCCGGGGAAACCATGCCGACCTGTCCGGGGTGCGCGTGGAAGGGCG
The sequence above is drawn from the Gemmatimonadota bacterium genome and encodes:
- a CDS encoding creatininase family protein — translated: MVSPDGAFALDQLSWTDVAAHLARDPRLIVPVGALEQHGPHLPLGTNILIARRVAIDLSEEFSVLRAPTVPYGVNVDAERAFAGTASMRRKTLHRVLNELLGHWEGHGVREFILITAHRHEPHLDALATLFSATARLRVVQVWDVALGDLLEEQRMPLHGGEAETSVMLHLYPEHVRMERARDVDLPDALFRSYLRGELSVPPAGSPGSVGRPSAANESKGSAIYARVLAAIRGAVFLDPGEDETDTV